The following are encoded in a window of Geotrypetes seraphini chromosome 5, aGeoSer1.1, whole genome shotgun sequence genomic DNA:
- the NFE2L2 gene encoding nuclear factor erythroid 2-related factor 2 isoform X1, which yields MMEIELPPVQQTQQDMDLIDILWRQDIDLGAGREVFDYSQRQREYELEKQKKLEKERLEQLQKEQEKAFLAQLQLDEETGEFVPIQPAQHIESEATRISNSSLENNNLLEQDGEALSFDECIQLLEETFPYGADDEASSSAIFHCLVPIQNDCSPDLIPVVTTASEPHTTVTDPDRVDDLEQTWEELLSIPELQCLNIENDSLEQVTVIPETRPALPESFYSSITMEKQIINSASTYMDAFEDSFNTTVHSEDLGQMNINSLETSTSFSADFCGGLYPALNSSMTISGTTSQAASKLLDEPLDISDLSKCKAFSGDNQGPAPEFNDSDSGISLNSSPSATSPAHSAGSSILNDASFGYSDSEMEDMDSTPSSVQSQHVEMYSLQPCEDTAYQPSSSVLLERQTTGLKPNGSLKKEPPASPGHSKALFAKDKLSNRLEARLTRDEQRAKALQIPFKVKEIINLPVDDFNEMMSKHLFSETQLALIRDIRRRGKNKVAAQNCRKRKLENIVELEHDLDHLKDEREKLLVEKGEYDKSLRTLKQQLSTLYLEVFSKLHDEEGKPYSPSEYSLQQTQDGNVFLVPKNKKPGIQRK from the exons gaCATGGACCTAATTGACATCCTTTGGAGACAAGACATTGACCTGGGAGCAGGACGTGAAGTATTTGATTATAGTCAACGGCAGAGAGAATATGAATTAGAGAAACAGAAGAAACTAGAAAAAGAGCGTTTGGAGCAGCTACAGAAAGAGCAAGAAAAGGCCTTCCTGGCTCAGCTGCAGTTAGATGAAGAAACAGGTGAATTTGTTCCAATTCAGCCAGCACAGCACATAGAATCAGAAGCCACAAGAATCTCCAATAGCTCCCTTGAG AATAACAATCTTTTGGAGCAAGATGGAGAAGCCCTGTCCTTCGATGAATGCATACAGCTGTTAGAAGAAACATTCCCCTATGGAGCTGATGATGAA GCTTCCTCTTCAGCCATATTTCATTGTTTGGTTCCTATCCAGAATGATTGCAGCCCTGATCTCATTCCTGTTGTAACTACAGCATCTGAACCACATACTACAGTGACCGACCCAGACAGAGTGGATGATTTAGAACAAACATGGGAGGAGTTGCTATCCATTCCTGAGCTGCAG TGTCTCAACATTGAGAATGATAGTTTGGAGCAAGTAACAGTCATCCCTGAAACTAGACCAGCACTGCCTGAAAGCTTCTATAGTTCCATCACAATGGAGAAACAAATTATAAACTCAGCATCCACGTATATGGATGCTTTTGAGGATTCCTTTAATACGACTGTGCATTCAGAAGACCTTGGCCAGATGAATATAAATTCTTTAGAAACAAGTACAtctttcagtgctgatttttgtgGAGGTTTATATCCTGCCCTGAACAGCAGCATGACAATATCAGGCACCACCAGTCAGGCAGCCTCTAAACTTTTGGATGAACCTCTTGATATTTCAGATTTATCAAAGTGTAAAGCTTTTAGTGGTGACAATCAAGGACCAGCACCAGAATTCAATGATTCTGATTCAGGCATTTCATTGAACTCAAGTCCCAGTGCCACATCTCCAGCCCATTCTGCAGGATCTTCCATTCTCAACGATGCTTCCTTTGGCTACAGTGATTCTGAAATGGAAGATATGGACAGTACACCTAGCAGTGTGCAGTCACAGCATGTTGAAATGTATTCATTGCAGCCCTGTGAAGATACAGCCTATCAACCCTCATCCTCTGTTCTATTGGAACGTCAGACTACTGGTCTGAAACCTAATGGCAGCCTGAAAAAAGAGCCTccagccagtccaggtcacagcAAAGCTTTGTTTGCAAAAGACAAACTTTCAAACCGCCTGGAAGCTCGTCTCACAAGAGACGAGCAAAGAGCTAAAGCTCTACAGATCCCCTTCAAGGTCAAAGAAATTATCAATCTTCCTGTGGATGACTTCAACGAAATGATGTCAAAGCACCTGTTCAGCGAAACACAGCTTGCGCTAATTCGTGACATACGTAGACGAGGCAAGAATAAAGTAGCTGCTCAAAACTGCCGCAAACGGAAACTGGAGAACATTGTGGAGCTGGAGCATGATCTAGATCACCtgaaagatgagagagagaaattacTGGTTGAAAAAGGAGAGTATGACAAAAGCCTTCGGACACTGAAACAACAGCTCAGCACGCTATACCTTGAGGTTTTCAGCAAGTTGCATGATGAAGAGGGGAAACCTTATTCTCCCAGCGAGTACTCTTTGCAGCAGACTCAAGATGGCAATGTATTTCTCGTCCCCAAGAACAAGAAACCTGGAATTCAGAGAAAGTaa
- the NFE2L2 gene encoding nuclear factor erythroid 2-related factor 2 isoform X2, with protein sequence MMEIELPPVQQTQQDMDLIDILWRQDIDLGAGREVFDYSQRQREYELEKQKKLEKERLEQLQKEQEKAFLAQLQLDEETGEFVPIQPAQHIESEATRISNSSLENNNLLEQDGEALSFDECIQLLEETFPYGADDENDCSPDLIPVVTTASEPHTTVTDPDRVDDLEQTWEELLSIPELQCLNIENDSLEQVTVIPETRPALPESFYSSITMEKQIINSASTYMDAFEDSFNTTVHSEDLGQMNINSLETSTSFSADFCGGLYPALNSSMTISGTTSQAASKLLDEPLDISDLSKCKAFSGDNQGPAPEFNDSDSGISLNSSPSATSPAHSAGSSILNDASFGYSDSEMEDMDSTPSSVQSQHVEMYSLQPCEDTAYQPSSSVLLERQTTGLKPNGSLKKEPPASPGHSKALFAKDKLSNRLEARLTRDEQRAKALQIPFKVKEIINLPVDDFNEMMSKHLFSETQLALIRDIRRRGKNKVAAQNCRKRKLENIVELEHDLDHLKDEREKLLVEKGEYDKSLRTLKQQLSTLYLEVFSKLHDEEGKPYSPSEYSLQQTQDGNVFLVPKNKKPGIQRK encoded by the exons gaCATGGACCTAATTGACATCCTTTGGAGACAAGACATTGACCTGGGAGCAGGACGTGAAGTATTTGATTATAGTCAACGGCAGAGAGAATATGAATTAGAGAAACAGAAGAAACTAGAAAAAGAGCGTTTGGAGCAGCTACAGAAAGAGCAAGAAAAGGCCTTCCTGGCTCAGCTGCAGTTAGATGAAGAAACAGGTGAATTTGTTCCAATTCAGCCAGCACAGCACATAGAATCAGAAGCCACAAGAATCTCCAATAGCTCCCTTGAG AATAACAATCTTTTGGAGCAAGATGGAGAAGCCCTGTCCTTCGATGAATGCATACAGCTGTTAGAAGAAACATTCCCCTATGGAGCTGATGATGAA AATGATTGCAGCCCTGATCTCATTCCTGTTGTAACTACAGCATCTGAACCACATACTACAGTGACCGACCCAGACAGAGTGGATGATTTAGAACAAACATGGGAGGAGTTGCTATCCATTCCTGAGCTGCAG TGTCTCAACATTGAGAATGATAGTTTGGAGCAAGTAACAGTCATCCCTGAAACTAGACCAGCACTGCCTGAAAGCTTCTATAGTTCCATCACAATGGAGAAACAAATTATAAACTCAGCATCCACGTATATGGATGCTTTTGAGGATTCCTTTAATACGACTGTGCATTCAGAAGACCTTGGCCAGATGAATATAAATTCTTTAGAAACAAGTACAtctttcagtgctgatttttgtgGAGGTTTATATCCTGCCCTGAACAGCAGCATGACAATATCAGGCACCACCAGTCAGGCAGCCTCTAAACTTTTGGATGAACCTCTTGATATTTCAGATTTATCAAAGTGTAAAGCTTTTAGTGGTGACAATCAAGGACCAGCACCAGAATTCAATGATTCTGATTCAGGCATTTCATTGAACTCAAGTCCCAGTGCCACATCTCCAGCCCATTCTGCAGGATCTTCCATTCTCAACGATGCTTCCTTTGGCTACAGTGATTCTGAAATGGAAGATATGGACAGTACACCTAGCAGTGTGCAGTCACAGCATGTTGAAATGTATTCATTGCAGCCCTGTGAAGATACAGCCTATCAACCCTCATCCTCTGTTCTATTGGAACGTCAGACTACTGGTCTGAAACCTAATGGCAGCCTGAAAAAAGAGCCTccagccagtccaggtcacagcAAAGCTTTGTTTGCAAAAGACAAACTTTCAAACCGCCTGGAAGCTCGTCTCACAAGAGACGAGCAAAGAGCTAAAGCTCTACAGATCCCCTTCAAGGTCAAAGAAATTATCAATCTTCCTGTGGATGACTTCAACGAAATGATGTCAAAGCACCTGTTCAGCGAAACACAGCTTGCGCTAATTCGTGACATACGTAGACGAGGCAAGAATAAAGTAGCTGCTCAAAACTGCCGCAAACGGAAACTGGAGAACATTGTGGAGCTGGAGCATGATCTAGATCACCtgaaagatgagagagagaaattacTGGTTGAAAAAGGAGAGTATGACAAAAGCCTTCGGACACTGAAACAACAGCTCAGCACGCTATACCTTGAGGTTTTCAGCAAGTTGCATGATGAAGAGGGGAAACCTTATTCTCCCAGCGAGTACTCTTTGCAGCAGACTCAAGATGGCAATGTATTTCTCGTCCCCAAGAACAAGAAACCTGGAATTCAGAGAAAGTaa